A DNA window from Rhodococcus sp. Z13 contains the following coding sequences:
- a CDS encoding helix-turn-helix domain-containing protein: MIKKMGYRWNLRKRMAEQDMFATTDLVPLLAERGIHLSREQVYRLVTAPPQRLSMDTLAALCDILACTPNDLIEIDVVNTPVAKTGGPAERVAPPQVRRTTIRRPRST; encoded by the coding sequence ATGATCAAGAAGATGGGCTACCGCTGGAATCTGCGCAAACGCATGGCCGAGCAGGACATGTTCGCCACCACCGACCTGGTGCCGCTGTTGGCCGAGCGTGGCATCCACCTCTCGCGAGAGCAGGTCTACCGGCTGGTCACCGCACCCCCACAGCGACTGTCGATGGACACCCTCGCCGCCCTGTGCGACATCCTCGCCTGCACCCCGAACGATCTGATCGAGATCGATGTGGTCAACACCCCCGTCGCCAAGACCGGCGGCCCGGCCGAACGAGTTGCCCCGCCGCAGGTTCGGCGCACCACCATCCGTCGGCCGAGGTCGACATGA